A stretch of Deltaproteobacteria bacterium DNA encodes these proteins:
- the map gene encoding type I methionyl aminopeptidase gives MSIALHGPEEAERLRRAGAAAAGTLALVGSRLRAGVTTAEIDAWVREDTAQRGGRPSQLGYHGFPAAVCVSRNQVVCHGIPSTKERLADGDIVNVDVTTELDGFHGDCSATFVIGAASSEARALVDLARRCRDAGVAVVRPRARLGDVGAAIEELAKREGVSVVTALGGHGIGREMHLPPQVAHVGRRGTGLKLRAGMAFTVEPMVNLGRPDVYVLADGWTVVTEDGSLSAQFEHTVLVTDEGHEILTPLVTPA, from the coding sequence ATGTCCATTGCCCTTCACGGCCCTGAAGAAGCCGAGCGACTCCGGCGCGCGGGAGCAGCTGCCGCAGGCACGCTGGCGCTGGTTGGCTCACGGCTGCGCGCGGGCGTAACGACGGCAGAGATTGACGCGTGGGTCCGCGAGGACACCGCGCAACGCGGCGGGCGTCCGAGCCAGCTCGGGTACCACGGCTTTCCAGCGGCGGTCTGCGTGAGCCGCAATCAGGTCGTGTGCCATGGCATCCCCTCGACCAAGGAGCGCCTCGCGGACGGCGACATCGTCAACGTCGACGTCACGACCGAGCTTGACGGCTTTCACGGCGACTGCTCGGCGACGTTCGTGATCGGCGCGGCGTCTTCTGAAGCTCGCGCGCTCGTCGACCTCGCACGTCGGTGTCGCGACGCAGGCGTCGCCGTGGTGCGGCCGCGCGCACGCCTGGGCGATGTCGGCGCGGCCATCGAGGAGCTCGCGAAGCGTGAAGGCGTCTCCGTCGTCACCGCGCTTGGCGGCCATGGAATTGGGCGCGAGATGCATCTGCCGCCTCAGGTTGCGCACGTCGGTCGTCGCGGGACGGGCCTGAAGCTGCGCGCGGGGATGGCCTTCACCGTCGAGCCGATGGTGAACCTCGGTCGTCCCGATGTGTACGTGCTCGCCGATGGCTGGACCGTCGTCACCGAGGACGGCTCGCTCTCGGCGCAGTTCGAGCACACGGTGCTCGTGACCGATGAGGGCCACGAGATCCTCACGCCGCTCGTTACACCGGCGTGA
- a CDS encoding LysR family transcriptional regulator: MSLRQLEYFVAVAEEGHVGRAARRCFVSQPPMSRQIRALEDELGASLFERVPRGMRLSAEGQRFMGYAREVLAAAERARRALLDG; the protein is encoded by the coding sequence ATGAGTCTTCGCCAGCTCGAGTACTTCGTCGCCGTGGCTGAAGAGGGTCACGTGGGGCGCGCGGCCCGCCGGTGCTTCGTGTCGCAGCCGCCGATGAGCCGGCAGATTCGTGCGCTCGAGGACGAGCTGGGCGCTTCGCTCTTCGAGCGTGTCCCGCGCGGAATGCGGCTGTCGGCGGAGGGGCAGCGCTTCATGGGCTACGCGCGCGAGGTGCTCGCCGCGGCCGAGCGCGCACGGCGAGCCTTGCTCGACGGGTAG